Proteins encoded in a region of the Bos indicus isolate NIAB-ARS_2022 breed Sahiwal x Tharparkar unplaced genomic scaffold, NIAB-ARS_B.indTharparkar_mat_pri_1.0 scaffold_46, whole genome shotgun sequence genome:
- the LOC139176084 gene encoding GTPase IMAP family member 5-like, which yields MSPALAGEIEHQGFEHSSSLRIILVGKTGSGKSATRNSILCQPTFESKLRAQAVTRKYQRATGTWNGKSILVVDTSSIFQSRGQDQEVYENIGACYLLLVPGPHVLRLVTQLGCFTEQDVVAVTRVKEVFGAGAERYVVILFTHKEDLAGRPLDEYVANTDNLRLRSLVQKCGQRYCAFNNQASGDEQREQLAQLMAMIEGLEQEHQGTFLTNELFFDAQMLQQMRGGAHGNGTHYQDKVRLQVAKQKQDLKEAKRN from the exons atgtctcctgcattggcag gcgAGATAGAACATCAGGGCTTTGAACACTCCTCCTCCTTGAGGATCATCCTGGTAGGCAAAACAGGCAGTGGGAAAAGTGCTACCAGGAACAGCATCCTCTGCCAGCCCACATTTGAGTCCAAGCTCAGGGCCCAGGCGGTGACCAGGAAGTATCAGAGGGCAACAGGCACGTGGAATGGGAAGAGCATCCTGGTGGTGGACACGTCCTCCATCTTCCAGTCCAGGGGCCAGGATCAAGAAGTATATGAGAATATCGGAGCCTGTTATCTGCTGTTGGTGCCAGGGCCCCACGTGCTGCGGCTGGTGACCCAGCTGGGGTGCTTCACCGAGCAGGATGTGGTGGCCGTGACCAGGGTGAAGGAGGTCTTTGGGGCAGGAGCTGAGAGATACGTGGTCATCCTCTTCACCCACAAGGAGGACTTGGCGGGCAGACCCTTGGACGAATACGTGGCAAACACAGACAATCtcaggctgaggagcctggtccaGAAGTGCGGGCAGAGGTACTGTGCCTTCAACAACCAGGCCTCCGGGGACGAGCAGAGAGAACAGCTGGCCCAGCTGATGGCCATGATCGAGGGGCTGGAGCAGGAGCACCAGGGCACCTTCCTCACCAACGAGCTCTTCTTTGATGCACAGATGCTCCAGCAGATGAGGGGTGGCGCCCATGGTAATGGCACCCATTACCAGGACAAGGTACGGCTGCAGGTTGCaaagcaaaagcaagacctgAAAGAGGCCAAGAGAAACTGA